In Paenibacillus guangzhouensis, a single window of DNA contains:
- a CDS encoding polysaccharide deacetylase family protein, which produces MLETSPVTLHSKGAETETKQKLSEPDATRQTVSHRKKSERTKSNRRSRAEDSYRALSSLRHKYPAIFKNNGSSYARRVSLTFDDVPDEFTGKVLDVLKAYNVKATFFVMGYRAEKHPDIVRRMVREGHLVGNHTYNHPLLTKVSMVKFKRQILRTDAILHRIIGYHPKFIRPPYGEINEQQVRWAGSQGYIIVNWDVDSQDWRGLSAQRVMSNILTTTRPGSIILQHAGGNVGGVLNGTLEALPRVIERLKNKRYQFVTLTDMFHVRKSNS; this is translated from the coding sequence GTGCTAGAGACATCCCCCGTAACACTCCATTCCAAAGGGGCTGAGACAGAGACCAAGCAGAAGTTGTCCGAACCGGATGCGACGAGACAGACGGTCTCGCATCGCAAGAAATCAGAGCGGACCAAATCCAATCGCCGATCTCGTGCAGAAGATAGTTACCGTGCCTTGTCATCACTGCGTCATAAATACCCTGCCATCTTCAAAAATAACGGTTCGTCCTATGCGAGACGTGTATCCTTAACGTTCGATGATGTGCCAGATGAGTTCACAGGTAAAGTGCTGGATGTACTCAAAGCCTATAACGTCAAAGCGACTTTTTTCGTGATGGGCTATCGTGCCGAGAAGCACCCCGATATCGTAAGACGGATGGTGCGGGAAGGCCATCTCGTCGGCAACCATACATACAATCACCCTTTGCTGACGAAGGTGTCCATGGTGAAATTCAAACGGCAAATCTTGCGAACGGACGCGATATTGCATCGAATCATTGGGTATCACCCCAAATTCATTCGCCCTCCATACGGTGAAATCAACGAGCAGCAAGTGCGATGGGCTGGAAGCCAAGGGTATATTATCGTGAATTGGGATGTCGATTCCCAAGATTGGCGAGGACTAAGTGCCCAGAGAGTCATGAGCAATATCCTAACGACTACACGGCCGGGTTCGATTATTCTGCAGCATGCAGGCGGGAATGTTGGAGGGGTCTTAAATGGGACGCTGGAAGCTCTGCCACGAGTCATTGAACGACTGAAAAATAAACGTTATCAATTCGTTACCTTGACAGATATGTTCCATGTCCGAAAGAGCAATTCATAA
- a CDS encoding 3D domain-containing protein, whose translation MKIFNLKKLSITLITAFLAVQSITVVAAAPYYAKDGDTFFNIAKANNIDMNDLMKANPNVDPLNIYQGLKIDFPGAKEQKAEVASAPAAASEPLAAEAKAVAKSAPAPTAKNEEKPVEKPEPKKKEATVSAFASSDNVVHISGEPTSYKKSINVKATAYTAAASENGSWAGKDYFGNQLKHGTIAVDPDMIPLGTKVFVTGYSFNGLPAGGFVGRANDIGGSIKGNRIDIFVDTTQSSASKFGIQNVKVFILS comes from the coding sequence ATGAAAATTTTTAATCTGAAGAAATTGTCCATTACGTTGATAACTGCATTCTTAGCTGTTCAATCGATTACTGTTGTTGCAGCAGCGCCTTACTACGCGAAAGACGGAGATACCTTCTTCAATATCGCAAAGGCGAATAACATCGATATGAATGATCTCATGAAGGCGAATCCGAACGTCGATCCACTCAATATCTATCAAGGATTAAAGATTGATTTTCCTGGAGCCAAAGAACAAAAAGCTGAGGTTGCCTCAGCACCGGCAGCAGCATCCGAACCGCTTGCAGCAGAAGCAAAAGCAGTTGCAAAATCTGCACCTGCGCCTACAGCAAAGAATGAGGAGAAGCCGGTAGAGAAACCAGAGCCGAAGAAAAAGGAAGCAACAGTGTCTGCCTTTGCATCATCAGATAATGTGGTCCATATTTCTGGCGAGCCTACAAGCTACAAGAAATCGATAAATGTGAAAGCGACAGCCTATACAGCTGCAGCAAGTGAAAATGGATCATGGGCAGGGAAAGATTATTTCGGTAATCAATTGAAGCACGGTACAATTGCGGTTGACCCGGACATGATTCCGCTTGGTACGAAAGTATTCGTAACAGGCTACTCATTTAACGGATTACCAGCAGGCGGATTTGTGGGTCGAGCGAATGACATTGGCGGCAGTATCAAAGGGAACCGTATTGATATCTTCGTCGATACGACACAATCGAGTGCGAGCAAGTTCGGTATTCAGAATGTAAAAGTATTTATACTTTCTTAA
- a CDS encoding Nramp family divalent metal transporter, which yields MKSLNKPSFAKKSWRQERDQPSLPEVHRSMKIPKKGSWLKKFLAFAGPGYLVAVGYMDPGNWATSIAGGSMFGYTLLSVIFVSNLMAMLLQALAGKLGIVTGRDLAQACRDHYTKPVNFVLWVLCELAIAACDLAEVIGAAIALNLLFGIPLVYGVLITAVDVLIVLFLQNKGFRYIEILVIVLIATIGGCFAVEYFLSRPDLGGIARGFIPSAEIITNPTMLYIGIGILGATVMPHNLYLHSSIVQTRSFEENSAGKRQAIKYATWDSSIALLFALFINASILIIAAATFHEAGMTSIADIGDAYHMLTPLLGTTLGSIVFGVALLASGQNSTLTGTLAGQIVMEGFLNIRLKPWLRRLITRMIAIIPAVIVTIMYGEKGVSDLLILSQVILSLQLSFAVVPLVKFTSDPAKMGEFVNKPWMKWTAWFVTIVIIILNAYLLYSTFFG from the coding sequence ATGAAATCATTGAATAAACCATCATTTGCGAAGAAGTCATGGCGGCAGGAGCGGGATCAACCGTCATTGCCAGAAGTTCATCGTTCGATGAAAATACCTAAGAAAGGTTCATGGCTCAAGAAGTTTTTAGCTTTTGCAGGGCCAGGTTATCTGGTTGCGGTAGGGTATATGGATCCGGGGAACTGGGCGACGAGTATTGCCGGAGGTTCGATGTTCGGCTATACACTATTGTCCGTCATCTTCGTCTCGAACCTTATGGCGATGCTCTTGCAAGCACTCGCCGGCAAACTTGGGATCGTGACGGGTCGAGATCTTGCGCAAGCTTGCCGTGATCATTATACGAAGCCAGTGAATTTCGTCCTGTGGGTGCTCTGTGAACTGGCCATCGCAGCTTGTGATTTGGCTGAAGTCATCGGGGCCGCGATCGCGCTGAACTTGCTATTCGGGATACCTCTTGTATACGGTGTATTAATTACGGCAGTCGACGTTCTCATCGTGCTGTTCCTACAGAACAAAGGGTTCCGATATATTGAGATATTGGTTATCGTCTTGATCGCGACCATCGGCGGTTGCTTCGCAGTAGAGTATTTCTTATCTAGACCTGACCTTGGCGGCATCGCACGCGGCTTTATTCCGAGCGCAGAGATCATTACGAACCCAACGATGTTGTATATCGGGATCGGGATTTTAGGGGCCACTGTGATGCCACATAACTTGTATTTGCACTCATCTATTGTACAGACGCGGAGCTTCGAGGAGAATTCTGCGGGGAAACGTCAAGCGATTAAATATGCAACATGGGATTCATCCATTGCACTATTGTTCGCACTGTTCATTAATGCTTCCATTCTTATTATCGCAGCCGCAACGTTCCATGAGGCGGGGATGACGAGTATTGCGGATATTGGAGATGCCTATCATATGTTAACGCCGCTGCTCGGCACAACGCTTGGTAGTATCGTCTTTGGGGTTGCGCTCTTAGCATCAGGACAGAACTCAACATTAACAGGTACCTTAGCGGGGCAGATCGTCATGGAAGGCTTCCTGAATATACGACTTAAGCCTTGGCTGCGCAGATTAATTACACGGATGATCGCGATTATTCCAGCGGTGATCGTAACCATCATGTATGGTGAGAAGGGTGTCAGCGATTTGCTTATCTTAAGTCAAGTCATTCTATCGCTTCAACTATCCTTTGCTGTCGTACCTCTCGTGAAATTCACAAGCGACCCTGCCAAAATGGGGGAATTCGTCAACAAACCATGGATGAAATGGACGGCATGGTTCGTAACGATCGTAATCATTATCTTGAATGCGTATCTACTGTACAGCACATTTTTCGGTTAA
- a CDS encoding amino acid ABC transporter ATP-binding protein, which translates to MIKVTDLHKHYGKLEILKGIDMTIEKGEVVVVIGPSGSGKSTFLRCLNLLEVPTKGTIHFEGDAITDKSHNINATREKMGMVFQQFNLFPHKTVLDNITLAPIKVLKKDKASAEQIALDLLRQVGLEDKKHVYPSQLSGGQKQRIAIARALAMQPHVMLFDEPTSALDPEMVGEVLDVMKSLAAQGMTMVIVTHEMGFAREVGDRIVFMDGGKIVEEGDPQTVFSAPQHPRTQEFLSKVL; encoded by the coding sequence GTGATTAAGGTAACAGACCTGCACAAACATTATGGCAAGCTTGAAATCTTAAAAGGCATCGACATGACCATCGAAAAAGGGGAAGTCGTTGTTGTGATCGGTCCGAGTGGATCGGGGAAAAGTACGTTTCTACGTTGCCTCAATCTGCTGGAAGTTCCTACGAAAGGAACGATTCATTTCGAAGGGGATGCAATCACAGATAAATCGCATAATATCAATGCCACGCGCGAGAAAATGGGCATGGTGTTCCAGCAATTTAATTTATTCCCGCATAAGACTGTCTTAGATAATATTACACTTGCACCAATAAAGGTATTGAAGAAGGACAAAGCTTCGGCAGAGCAAATTGCGCTCGATTTACTTCGCCAAGTTGGGCTTGAAGATAAGAAGCATGTCTATCCTTCGCAATTATCCGGTGGACAGAAGCAGCGTATCGCCATTGCCCGCGCACTCGCGATGCAGCCGCACGTGATGTTGTTCGATGAGCCGACATCAGCGCTCGATCCCGAAATGGTCGGGGAAGTGCTGGATGTAATGAAATCCCTTGCGGCACAAGGGATGACAATGGTCATCGTAACTCACGAGATGGGCTTTGCGCGAGAAGTTGGCGACCGCATCGTGTTCATGGATGGCGGGAAGATCGTCGAGGAAGGCGATCCGCAGACCGTATTCAGTGCACCGCAGCATCCGCGTACACAAGAATTTCTTAGCAAGGTACTCTAA
- a CDS encoding ABC transporter substrate-binding protein/permease translates to MKRISALLACLLTVLLIAGCSGSPTEQSTNSKKLVLGTSADYPPYEFHKKINGTDEIVGFDIEIAKELAKDMGAELVIEDMKFDSLLLALNSGKIDIAMAAMNPTEERKKNVDFTSIYYTSDQAVLVRADDKDKFKTMADLEGKNIGAQKSTIYEDIARSIPNAKVDALSKMSDILLSLESKRVDALIVELPVAESYEKNRPTLAIAEAHPTSEDNGYAIAVKKGREELVGQLNKSIDRLLSEDKVKKYVTDATKLAEEGDTNIWSLFTQYKSTFLKGVLWTLLLSLVTVVFGFILGVILVLMRRSRIKPLKWIAVAYIEFLRGTPLMVQLFIIYFGLPSIGIEFPKFIAGAIALSLNSAAYLAEIFRAGIESVDKGQLEAARSLGMKQSMAMRYIILPQALKQVLPAIGNEFVVIIKESSIVSLIGITDIMFQEEVVRGSTYAGLPPLIIAAVLYFILTFTCSKLLGVAERRLKTSD, encoded by the coding sequence ATGAAAAGAATTAGCGCATTACTTGCATGTTTATTAACAGTCCTATTGATTGCTGGGTGTAGCGGATCACCGACCGAACAATCAACAAACAGTAAAAAATTGGTACTCGGTACAAGTGCGGATTACCCTCCGTATGAGTTTCATAAGAAAATAAACGGTACGGATGAAATCGTAGGGTTTGATATCGAGATCGCCAAAGAGCTCGCGAAGGATATGGGTGCAGAGCTCGTCATTGAAGATATGAAGTTCGATAGTCTGCTGCTTGCGCTAAACTCCGGTAAGATTGATATCGCGATGGCAGCGATGAATCCGACAGAAGAACGTAAGAAGAATGTGGACTTTACATCGATTTACTATACTTCAGATCAAGCCGTCTTGGTACGTGCTGATGATAAAGATAAATTCAAGACGATGGCTGATCTCGAAGGCAAGAACATTGGGGCTCAGAAATCAACCATCTATGAAGACATCGCTCGTTCAATTCCGAATGCCAAGGTCGATGCACTGAGTAAAATGTCTGATATCCTGCTTAGCCTCGAGTCCAAACGTGTAGATGCTCTGATCGTAGAGCTGCCTGTTGCGGAATCATATGAGAAGAATCGTCCGACGTTAGCGATTGCCGAAGCCCATCCGACATCCGAAGATAATGGCTATGCGATCGCAGTGAAGAAAGGACGCGAAGAGCTTGTCGGTCAATTGAATAAGTCGATCGATCGCTTACTTAGTGAAGATAAAGTGAAGAAATACGTTACGGATGCGACGAAGTTGGCCGAAGAAGGCGACACGAACATTTGGTCTCTATTCACACAATATAAATCGACGTTCCTCAAAGGGGTATTGTGGACATTACTGTTATCACTCGTTACGGTAGTATTCGGCTTTATTCTTGGTGTCATTCTTGTTCTGATGCGCCGTTCGCGAATCAAGCCGCTGAAATGGATTGCCGTCGCTTACATCGAATTTTTACGCGGCACACCGCTGATGGTTCAATTGTTCATTATCTACTTCGGGCTGCCGTCCATCGGCATTGAGTTCCCTAAATTCATTGCAGGCGCAATCGCATTGTCCCTGAACAGTGCAGCGTATCTCGCTGAGATCTTCCGTGCTGGGATTGAATCCGTGGATAAAGGACAGTTGGAAGCCGCACGCTCACTTGGAATGAAGCAAAGTATGGCGATGCGTTACATTATCTTGCCGCAAGCTTTGAAGCAAGTGCTGCCGGCAATTGGTAACGAGTTCGTGGTCATTATTAAAGAATCGTCCATCGTATCCTTGATCGGGATTACAGATATTATGTTCCAAGAAGAAGTTGTACGTGGGAGCACTTATGCAGGGTTGCCGCCGCTTATTATTGCGGCTGTGCTGTACTTCATTCTTACATTTACGTGCTCCAAGCTCCTTGGAGTTGCAGAACGGAGGCTGAAGACTAGTGATTAA
- a CDS encoding sensor histidine kinase: MDTSGKEADMFKKGLRRSVVMHYFIVVFLTIMIVEVIFMISIQSYYYNTISNYMSNHANQATSYYQKFVGVSYASENDPNYLPDILKMFNLENAELQVLNTRGDVLISSSGFQVEKGIQTSDISQAVHGNQGRWIGSQVGTGEHVMAVSTPLMDQGQTIYILRYVTSLESINNKISNIILISVAVGIVVLAVVLLISFGLANSIVKPINNITAFSAQMAKGRFDVRVEGDYRYELGELASSLNYMAEEIVRSDKVKNDFVSSISHELRTPLTGIKGWTETLVSGNFSDPEETKLGMTIIAKETDRLIGLVEELLDFSRLQQKEVKLHQDPVDIVGLLTETKLQVRTKAEQKQVRLTINVSGVPVPIIGDFNRLKQVFLNIIDNALKFSHVQSNIFIHIEYEPKECIVTVRDTGIGITQEHITKVTEKFYQVNPLGGGTGLGLAITRELVEQHGGTLTITSISGEGTSVIVSLPKCDKVHELIQDVEEDQAEA, from the coding sequence ATGGATACAAGTGGAAAGGAAGCAGACATGTTTAAGAAAGGATTGCGGCGATCCGTCGTCATGCATTATTTCATCGTCGTATTCTTGACGATTATGATCGTCGAAGTGATCTTCATGATCTCGATTCAGTCCTATTATTACAATACGATTTCGAACTACATGTCCAATCATGCGAATCAAGCCACTTCGTATTATCAGAAGTTCGTTGGTGTGTCCTATGCTTCGGAGAACGATCCGAATTATTTACCCGATATTCTGAAAATGTTCAATCTGGAGAATGCGGAGCTGCAGGTCTTAAATACACGAGGCGATGTGCTGATTAGTTCATCCGGATTCCAAGTGGAGAAAGGCATCCAGACTTCCGATATTTCACAGGCGGTGCATGGGAATCAAGGAAGATGGATAGGAAGCCAGGTTGGGACGGGTGAGCACGTCATGGCTGTCTCGACACCGCTTATGGATCAAGGCCAGACGATCTATATTCTGCGTTATGTGACTTCCCTTGAATCCATTAATAATAAAATTTCGAATATTATTCTCATTTCCGTCGCAGTGGGGATTGTCGTTCTAGCGGTGGTACTGCTCATCAGCTTTGGTCTTGCAAATTCGATCGTCAAACCGATAAACAATATTACTGCGTTCTCGGCACAGATGGCGAAGGGACGGTTTGATGTACGGGTTGAAGGGGATTATCGCTATGAGCTTGGTGAACTAGCGTCATCGCTGAACTATATGGCGGAAGAAATCGTCCGCAGCGATAAGGTAAAGAATGATTTCGTATCTTCGATTTCTCATGAGCTCCGTACCCCGTTAACTGGGATCAAAGGGTGGACGGAGACCCTCGTGTCCGGCAATTTCTCTGATCCAGAAGAGACGAAGCTTGGCATGACGATCATTGCTAAGGAGACGGATCGATTGATTGGACTGGTTGAGGAACTGCTGGATTTCTCACGACTGCAGCAGAAGGAAGTGAAGCTCCATCAAGATCCGGTAGATATTGTCGGATTATTAACGGAGACGAAGCTTCAAGTTCGAACCAAGGCAGAGCAGAAACAAGTCCGGCTTACGATAAATGTTAGTGGCGTACCTGTGCCAATCATCGGCGATTTCAACCGGTTGAAACAAGTATTCTTGAACATTATCGACAATGCACTGAAGTTCTCGCATGTTCAGTCGAACATCTTCATTCACATTGAATATGAGCCCAAAGAATGTATTGTAACAGTCCGAGATACGGGAATCGGAATTACGCAGGAGCATATTACCAAGGTGACAGAGAAGTTCTATCAGGTCAATCCGCTCGGCGGAGGTACGGGATTAGGACTGGCGATCACAAGAGAGCTCGTCGAACAACACGGAGGGACGTTGACGATCACGAGCATATCGGGTGAAGGGACATCGGTTATTGTCTCGTTGCCGAAATGCGACAAAGTACATGAACTCATCCAGGACGTCGAAGAGGACCAGGCTGAAGCATGA
- a CDS encoding response regulator transcription factor: MSKVLILEDEESIRSFIVINLKRNGLEVVEAATGEEALEKFYADPTFDIALLDVMVPGIDGFEVCRKIRETNERIGIIFLTAKVQEQDKVYALSVGADDHVSKPFSPTELIARIQSLLRRVNVHSESGAKISFESGPFTLDLIAKQFKKNHQIIELTPTEFSLIQLFLEREDVPLSRDVLLDHVWGKEYMGDPKIVDVNIRRLRQKLEDDPSTPMFIETVWGHGYKWKGSRHV; this comes from the coding sequence ATGAGTAAAGTTCTTATTCTTGAAGATGAAGAATCGATTCGCAGTTTTATCGTGATTAACTTAAAACGAAATGGGCTTGAAGTTGTTGAAGCTGCGACCGGAGAGGAAGCGCTGGAGAAATTCTACGCGGATCCTACGTTTGATATTGCATTGCTGGATGTGATGGTTCCTGGCATAGACGGGTTTGAGGTATGTCGCAAAATTCGGGAGACGAACGAGCGGATCGGCATAATTTTCTTAACAGCAAAGGTGCAAGAACAGGACAAGGTCTATGCTCTCTCCGTCGGTGCAGATGATCATGTCAGTAAGCCGTTTAGTCCAACGGAACTCATCGCTCGGATTCAATCCTTGCTCCGCCGAGTCAATGTACACAGTGAGTCCGGTGCGAAGATTAGCTTCGAATCGGGGCCGTTTACCCTTGACTTGATCGCGAAGCAATTTAAGAAGAACCATCAAATTATTGAGTTAACGCCAACCGAATTCTCCTTGATTCAATTGTTCTTAGAGCGGGAGGACGTGCCGTTAAGTCGTGATGTGCTGCTGGACCATGTCTGGGGCAAGGAATATATGGGAGACCCTAAAATCGTTGATGTGAATATCCGCAGATTGCGTCAGAAGCTAGAGGACGACCCATCGACACCGATGTTCATCGAGACCGTGTGGGGACATGGATACAAGTGGAAAGGAAGCAGACATGTTTAA
- a CDS encoding polysaccharide deacetylase family protein, which translates to MKNKTKLALVIMLIACAYVIFQMTVLGDSSKVQVKSNLTEAPSPSVTTSTYTPGEAKEPSEPSTTQKDNEKKDETKKQPPRSTEDKKKQTNKPDQKQESEKPKLPDAKHSDKEKATKPLVGKIAYITFDDGASPYTMGLLDVLEEYNVEATFFMLEPNMRRYPDAVKRLVQEGHMPAMHGVSHQVKKYYASRTSVVSEMAAGQKTIKKLTGEDTWLIRTPYGSAPYMKKDYMKAVKDAGFTLWDWNVDSLDWKYKDARYVETVKKEVLGLEKKNISPVILMHDRKETLKHLPQVLKFLKDRGYQFKTLDETLKPIQFSKG; encoded by the coding sequence ATGAAAAACAAGACGAAGCTAGCGCTAGTAATCATGCTGATCGCGTGTGCCTATGTTATTTTTCAAATGACTGTTTTGGGAGATTCATCAAAGGTTCAAGTGAAAAGCAACTTAACGGAGGCGCCGTCACCGAGCGTTACCACCTCGACGTATACGCCTGGCGAGGCCAAGGAGCCTTCAGAGCCTTCAACAACGCAGAAGGACAACGAGAAGAAAGATGAGACGAAGAAACAACCACCACGTTCTACGGAGGACAAGAAGAAGCAGACGAACAAACCAGATCAGAAGCAAGAATCAGAGAAGCCGAAGCTTCCGGATGCGAAGCATTCTGATAAAGAAAAAGCAACGAAACCGCTTGTTGGCAAAATTGCTTATATTACATTTGATGATGGAGCGAGCCCATATACGATGGGATTACTCGACGTCCTCGAAGAGTACAATGTCGAAGCAACCTTTTTCATGCTAGAACCGAATATGCGCAGGTACCCGGATGCTGTGAAGCGTTTAGTCCAAGAGGGCCACATGCCGGCTATGCATGGCGTCTCGCATCAGGTGAAGAAGTACTATGCATCAAGAACATCGGTTGTAAGCGAGATGGCTGCAGGACAGAAGACCATCAAGAAATTGACTGGCGAAGATACATGGCTAATCCGCACGCCTTATGGCAGTGCTCCCTATATGAAGAAGGACTATATGAAAGCTGTAAAAGATGCTGGGTTTACGCTTTGGGACTGGAATGTTGATAGTCTCGATTGGAAATATAAAGATGCGCGTTATGTCGAAACCGTGAAGAAAGAAGTACTCGGACTCGAGAAGAAAAATATATCGCCGGTCATTCTCATGCATGATCGGAAGGAGACACTTAAGCATTTGCCGCAAGTGTTGAAGTTCCTCAAAGATCGTGGATATCAGTTCAAGACATTAGATGAGACGCTTAAACCGATTCAATTCAGTAAAGGCTAA
- a CDS encoding phosphonate ABC transporter ATP-binding protein, whose amino-acid sequence MMKVEKLLKKIPESTILDHISLEVEEGEFIAIIGPSGSGKSTFLKCLALREKWTSGKYIVDDMDIFANKFAGTRKVRRECAYIEQSPMLHPKKTALKNVLIGQVHQTPLWRMATGMVRSDDYMGAMDMIEQVGLLDKAKLKVEQLSGGERQRVALARALVHGAKVILADEPVLGLDPKSVDSVMQEFQKLCKEQRITVIAVIQQVELAERYASRLIGLSEGKIVVDVKGRRLMQAEKNKIFN is encoded by the coding sequence ATGATGAAAGTTGAAAAATTGTTGAAAAAAATACCTGAATCGACAATCCTTGATCATATTAGCCTTGAAGTAGAAGAAGGAGAATTTATTGCGATCATAGGTCCAAGCGGCAGTGGTAAATCCACGTTCTTGAAATGTCTGGCGCTACGCGAAAAATGGACTTCGGGGAAGTATATCGTCGACGATATGGATATTTTCGCGAACAAATTCGCCGGTACGCGCAAAGTTCGACGTGAATGTGCCTATATCGAGCAGAGCCCGATGCTTCATCCGAAGAAGACGGCGCTGAAGAACGTCCTGATTGGTCAAGTTCATCAAACGCCATTATGGCGCATGGCGACAGGTATGGTGCGTTCCGATGATTATATGGGCGCGATGGATATGATTGAGCAAGTCGGACTGCTAGATAAGGCGAAGCTGAAGGTAGAACAGTTAAGTGGCGGCGAACGGCAGCGCGTTGCTCTAGCCCGAGCGCTCGTGCATGGAGCGAAAGTCATTCTAGCGGACGAACCCGTGCTTGGACTCGACCCCAAATCCGTCGATTCGGTGATGCAAGAGTTCCAGAAGCTATGCAAAGAGCAACGAATCACGGTGATTGCGGTCATTCAGCAGGTTGAACTGGCAGAACGGTACGCGAGCCGGTTAATCGGGTTATCCGAAGGGAAGATCGTTGTCGATGTGAAGGGACGCCGACTGATGCAGGCGGAGAAGAATAAAATATTTAATTAA
- a CDS encoding ArsR/SmtB family transcription factor has protein sequence MSYQIKVYHSSMYELLCSFLIYTTRKWTDDLDWGKEWIDDVSHKLDPTIVAQIDTYRSSEMIDYDILYLWTIQREPETDVPSCIAYLETCPLDELYAQTTPYVDDVTIEEVARIRDSYTPLIKAWYEQYFAKIEHTIIPLLEEDAKEKQQLISKMDPIDLVEYATNGVVVEPLDHLHTIVLMPMIHSRPVNYYVKLNGMLLIQYAIDLPETDELQVPIGLARFTRALSDPKRLLILRYLAQELRTTSEIAEIMQMTPEAVGSHIRILRVAGLLRTHLNDEKEKYSIRADGIAEMQLFLESYLRL, from the coding sequence ATGAGTTATCAGATCAAAGTCTATCATTCTTCAATGTACGAACTACTGTGCAGCTTCTTAATATATACGACGCGGAAGTGGACTGATGATTTAGATTGGGGCAAGGAATGGATTGATGACGTATCCCACAAGCTCGATCCGACAATCGTTGCACAAATCGACACCTATCGTTCGTCTGAAATGATAGACTACGATATTCTCTATTTGTGGACGATTCAGCGTGAGCCGGAAACAGATGTCCCTTCGTGCATTGCCTATCTTGAGACTTGTCCGCTGGACGAGCTGTATGCGCAGACCACACCTTATGTTGACGATGTGACCATTGAAGAAGTTGCGCGTATTCGCGATTCCTATACACCATTGATCAAAGCATGGTACGAGCAATATTTTGCTAAGATTGAGCATACTATAATACCGCTTCTTGAAGAAGATGCGAAGGAGAAGCAGCAGCTCATCTCCAAGATGGATCCGATCGACCTTGTCGAATATGCGACGAATGGTGTCGTCGTTGAGCCGCTTGATCACTTACATACGATTGTCCTCATGCCGATGATTCATAGCCGTCCCGTGAACTATTATGTCAAGTTAAATGGGATGCTCTTGATTCAATACGCGATCGACTTGCCGGAGACCGATGAACTTCAAGTGCCCATTGGACTAGCTCGCTTCACACGTGCGCTGTCCGATCCGAAGCGATTGTTGATCTTGCGCTACCTCGCTCAAGAATTGCGTACAACATCCGAAATCGCCGAGATCATGCAAATGACCCCCGAAGCAGTCGGTTCGCATATTCGCATTTTACGCGTCGCAGGATTACTGCGCACACATTTGAATGATGAGAAGGAGAAATACAGTATTCGTGCAGACGGCATTGCAGAAATGCAGCTCTTCTTAGAGTCGTACTTACGTCTCTAG
- a CDS encoding HAD family hydrolase, giving the protein MTQQTTQQNIIFDLDDTLIYCNKYFYLIIEQFLDLMETWFHTYDIKTEQIKKKQIDIDLERVNRDGFVSEHFPESFVDTYRYFSVLHGRPVHPREEEQLMRLGRSVYEQPVEPYPGMFETLSHLREEGHTLSLYTGGEILIQQRKIDEMKLQDFFHDRIFIRQHKNRDALESILSEGQFDRQNTWMIGNSLRTDVAPALEAGLSVIYLKQQNEWKYNMADYTLGPESTLYTVTSLNEIPQVLDQHFQS; this is encoded by the coding sequence ATGACACAGCAAACAACACAGCAGAATATTATCTTCGATCTCGACGATACGCTTATATACTGCAACAAATACTTTTACCTGATTATCGAACAATTCCTAGATCTTATGGAGACGTGGTTTCACACCTACGATATCAAGACGGAACAGATTAAGAAGAAACAGATCGATATTGATCTTGAACGCGTGAACCGTGATGGATTTGTGAGCGAGCATTTCCCTGAGTCATTCGTCGATACGTACCGTTACTTCAGCGTTCTACACGGGAGACCTGTTCATCCAAGAGAAGAAGAACAGCTGATGCGGCTCGGACGAAGCGTATACGAACAACCTGTGGAGCCTTACCCTGGGATGTTCGAGACGTTATCGCATCTTCGGGAAGAAGGCCATACCCTCTCCCTTTATACCGGCGGTGAGATTCTCATTCAACAACGCAAAATCGATGAGATGAAACTCCAGGATTTCTTCCATGATCGAATCTTCATTCGTCAGCATAAGAACCGTGATGCATTGGAATCGATACTATCCGAAGGTCAATTCGATCGCCAGAACACGTGGATGATTGGGAATTCACTGCGGACGGACGTCGCTCCTGCGCTTGAAGCAGGGCTTAGCGTCATCTACCTGAAGCAGCAGAATGAATGGAAGTACAATATGGCGGATTACACGCTTGGCCCAGAATCTACGTTGTACACCGTCACGTCTTTGAATGAAATCCCACAGGTGCTGGATCAGCATTTTCAATCTTAA